The following proteins are encoded in a genomic region of Methanoculleus bourgensis MS2:
- a CDS encoding 2,5-diamino-6-(ribosylamino)-4(3H)-pyrimidinone 5'-phosphate reductase — translation MRPFVFINIAMSADGKISTRERRQVRISGTEDFSRVDRIKAESDAIMVGIGTVLADDPSLTVKSPELRAGRVAAGKDEHPIRIVVDSAGRTPTDADILHKGTGKRIVAVSRAAPRERVEALAEHADVIVAGDETVDLAALLAELYRQGVRRLMVEGGGTLIWTLFEQGLVDELQTFIGNMVIGGKDAPTPADGTGFLREEDFTRLRIIGTERLDGGLLIRWGVEKG, via the coding sequence ATGCGCCCGTTCGTCTTTATCAACATTGCCATGAGCGCTGACGGGAAGATCTCGACGAGGGAGCGGCGGCAGGTTCGGATCTCGGGGACTGAAGACTTCTCGCGGGTCGACCGGATCAAGGCGGAGAGCGATGCCATTATGGTCGGCATCGGCACCGTTCTTGCCGATGACCCCTCACTCACCGTCAAGTCCCCGGAACTCCGGGCCGGGCGCGTAGCGGCCGGAAAGGACGAGCATCCCATCCGCATCGTGGTGGACAGCGCAGGGCGGACACCCACGGATGCAGACATACTCCACAAGGGGACCGGGAAGCGTATCGTCGCAGTATCGCGTGCAGCACCCCGGGAGAGGGTGGAGGCCCTCGCGGAGCATGCCGACGTCATCGTCGCAGGTGATGAGACTGTCGATCTTGCGGCACTGCTTGCGGAACTCTACCGGCAGGGCGTCCGGCGGCTGATGGTCGAGGGTGGGGGGACCCTGATCTGGACGCTCTTTGAGCAGGGGCTCGTCGACGAACTCCAGACGTTCATCGGCAACATGGTCATCGGCGGAAAGGACGCCCCCACGCCGGCAGACGGCACAGGTTTTCTCAGGGAGGAAGATTTTACACGGTTACGCATCATCGGGACCGAACGGCTCGATGGTGGCCTGCTCATACGGTGGGGCGTGGAGAAGGGGTGA
- a CDS encoding PAS domain-containing sensor histidine kinase — protein sequence MAPDPRLHVFFRENLFSETDIVKMIVILSFSAIALMLTANGLESDAYLFSPLLCCIPILFAVLWFPRHGLQVTALLVAGFALIHLRYVALGFTVDPIVPGLYVVAFFWFFAAMNLFSQHSHLVVSRYKSLVENARDAKFLCDPETLRLLCASSRFAEILGYAPHELVGIPAEKFWADGTAKARFIEEMKKEGYIGNMEMIFLARNGDAHAVLLSCRALAPENLFECTVVDTGNLRNERDDLVQSNGRLRRLIHQSNDIFFMQDTAGRILHFSWMRAPEHNISPDDLIGLGADALLPGDLAAQHMEWVQKVVDTEKTVQYNLDLEIVGDRHTFSVTIAPMHGGDGSLIGIMGSARDTTEMRRQRLACRQMAWEIDQWKEFVTTMSHELRTPLQPLIGYLQMVVDDPRYYGLTEEMGMYLTTCLLCARQEQAVVERMVELSLLAMDHVELTIREVPLHHLVDSVITGSEYDREAQIGNEIPEDVRIWGDPDRLYPVVESLVSNAVKYNVPPKKVWIRYTESNKNHYIMVCDNGIGIPSDVIESIFRPFYIGGADKLNRKGGRIGLGLAIANRYIQLHGGEITVTSVVGEGSTFTIRIPREV from the coding sequence ATGGCTCCAGACCCGCGGCTACATGTCTTCTTCCGGGAAAACCTCTTCAGCGAGACGGATATCGTCAAAATGATTGTAATATTGTCGTTTTCGGCAATAGCGCTCATGCTGACGGCGAACGGGCTGGAGTCCGATGCCTATCTCTTCTCTCCCCTGCTCTGCTGCATCCCTATCCTCTTTGCTGTCCTCTGGTTTCCCCGGCACGGGCTCCAGGTGACCGCACTCCTGGTTGCCGGGTTCGCCCTCATCCATCTCCGCTACGTGGCGCTTGGCTTTACCGTAGATCCAATAGTTCCGGGATTGTACGTGGTGGCATTCTTCTGGTTCTTTGCGGCCATGAACCTCTTCTCACAGCACTCACACCTGGTCGTCTCCCGGTACAAGAGCCTCGTCGAGAATGCCCGCGACGCAAAGTTTCTCTGCGATCCGGAGACGCTCCGGCTTCTCTGTGCGAGCAGCCGGTTTGCTGAGATCCTCGGCTACGCGCCCCATGAACTGGTCGGCATCCCGGCTGAGAAGTTCTGGGCGGATGGGACTGCGAAGGCCCGGTTCATCGAGGAGATGAAGAAAGAGGGCTATATTGGGAATATGGAGATGATTTTCCTTGCGCGGAACGGCGATGCCCACGCGGTCCTCCTCTCCTGCCGGGCGCTGGCCCCCGAGAACCTCTTTGAGTGTACGGTTGTGGATACCGGCAACCTCAGGAACGAGCGAGACGATCTTGTCCAGTCAAACGGCCGTCTGCGGCGGCTCATCCACCAGTCAAACGATATCTTCTTCATGCAGGATACTGCAGGCCGTATCCTTCACTTCTCCTGGATGCGCGCACCCGAGCACAACATCTCTCCCGACGACCTCATCGGTCTCGGGGCGGACGCCCTCCTGCCCGGTGACCTGGCCGCGCAGCATATGGAGTGGGTCCAAAAAGTGGTTGATACGGAAAAAACCGTCCAGTACAATCTTGATCTGGAGATTGTGGGTGACCGTCACACCTTCTCCGTCACGATCGCACCGATGCACGGAGGGGATGGCAGCCTTATCGGTATCATGGGGTCGGCGCGTGACACCACCGAGATGAGGAGGCAGCGGCTTGCCTGCAGGCAGATGGCGTGGGAGATCGACCAATGGAAGGAGTTCGTCACCACCATGTCCCACGAGCTGCGCACGCCCCTTCAGCCGCTCATCGGTTATCTCCAGATGGTTGTCGATGATCCCAGGTATTACGGCCTTACAGAGGAGATGGGGATGTATCTTACGACCTGCCTTCTGTGTGCCCGGCAGGAGCAGGCCGTGGTGGAGAGGATGGTTGAGTTGAGCCTGCTTGCGATGGACCATGTCGAGCTCACCATCCGTGAGGTCCCGCTCCACCATCTCGTCGATTCAGTCATCACGGGGAGCGAATACGACCGGGAGGCGCAGATCGGCAACGAAATACCTGAGGATGTCCGTATATGGGGGGATCCCGACCGGCTCTACCCGGTGGTGGAAAGCCTGGTATCAAATGCAGTTAAGTATAATGTGCCGCCAAAAAAAGTATGGATACGCTACACGGAATCAAATAAGAACCATTATATTATGGTGTGTGATAATGGCATCGGGATCCCATCTGATGTCATCGAATCGATCTTCAGGCCATTCTACATCGGGGGCGCCGATAAACTGAATCGCAAAGGCGGTCGAATAGGCCTGGGGCTCGCCATTGCGAATAGGTACATCCAGCTGCATGGAGGAGAAATAACTGTGACAAGCGTAGTAGGTGAGGGGAGTACCTTCACCATTAGAATACCACGGGAGGTATGA
- a CDS encoding response regulator: protein MGSKIMVVDDDLPTLEVMELLLRKINREPVLVHNGWDALRMIKKEKPALIILDVMMSPIDGWQFLEELKRNEELKDIPVLLFTAKHVWPEEYSRYAEDIVGVLEKPISLAELKAALERALPRDSSPHPDNGNAQVKPEIRSE from the coding sequence ATGGGAAGCAAGATCATGGTCGTCGATGATGATCTGCCGACGCTAGAAGTGATGGAACTGCTGCTCCGGAAGATCAACCGCGAACCGGTGCTGGTCCATAACGGGTGGGACGCCCTGCGGATGATCAAGAAGGAGAAGCCTGCCCTCATCATCCTCGACGTGATGATGTCTCCCATCGACGGGTGGCAGTTCCTCGAAGAGCTGAAGCGGAATGAGGAACTCAAAGATATCCCGGTCCTGCTCTTTACTGCAAAACATGTCTGGCCCGAGGAGTATTCCCGGTATGCAGAGGATATCGTCGGTGTCCTGGAGAAGCCCATCTCGCTTGCTGAACTGAAAGCGGCTCTGGAGAGGGCTCTTCCCCGCGATTCCTCTCCTCATCCAGACAACGGCAACGCTCAGGTTAAACCGGAGATCCGGAGCGAATAA
- a CDS encoding glycosyltransferase, whose amino-acid sequence MIVTDLPGCPSLREYRQIVGAERFSAVEELAERLSGIRLQEINSTRYGGGVAEILMSYVPFLNALGLETVWSVMEAEPAFFDVTKTLHNFLQGRDGFSPAMIETYWDAQRQNEGLIEDDCDVVTIHDPQPLGLVEFLSSRDLAGKRLIWRCHVQLETVPTETVGSIGNIMRRLVEKYHASIFSSFQYLPLWSVPSFIIPPFIDPLSEKNRDIPAAEIDATLEKYGIDPEKPIVSQVSRYDVFKDPVGVIQAFKRVRRKTPCQLVLVGGRACDDPECYIVLRDVRETAEDDPDIHVLDLPPDSHREINALQRASDVVVQKSIKEGFGLTVTEALWKGKPVVGGNVGGIPLQIRDGWNGYLVSTVQETADRILHLLRHPEKAAEMGRRGREFVREYYLLPRGVQDHLTVVDQLVNGRITARDSVICYHPQVVTTRMATGTAQY is encoded by the coding sequence ATGATCGTTACTGATCTCCCGGGTTGTCCTTCCCTCAGGGAGTACCGACAGATTGTGGGAGCGGAGCGGTTCTCAGCCGTCGAGGAACTTGCTGAGCGCCTGAGCGGGATCAGGCTCCAGGAGATCAACTCGACCCGCTACGGTGGCGGCGTGGCCGAGATCCTGATGTCGTACGTTCCTTTCCTCAACGCGCTCGGCCTTGAGACGGTATGGAGTGTCATGGAGGCCGAACCCGCGTTCTTCGACGTCACAAAGACCCTCCACAACTTTCTTCAGGGCCGGGACGGGTTCTCGCCGGCGATGATCGAGACCTACTGGGATGCCCAGCGGCAGAACGAGGGCCTGATTGAGGATGATTGCGACGTTGTGACCATCCACGATCCCCAGCCACTTGGCCTGGTCGAGTTCCTGTCAAGCAGGGATCTCGCCGGGAAGAGGCTGATATGGCGGTGTCATGTCCAGCTGGAGACGGTGCCGACCGAGACGGTGGGGAGTATCGGCAATATCATGCGGCGGCTGGTCGAGAAGTACCACGCAAGCATATTCTCCAGTTTCCAGTATCTCCCTCTCTGGAGTGTGCCGAGTTTCATCATCCCGCCGTTCATCGACCCCCTCTCAGAAAAGAACCGTGATATCCCCGCTGCTGAGATTGACGCCACGCTGGAGAAGTACGGGATCGACCCGGAAAAGCCGATCGTCTCCCAGGTCTCCCGTTACGACGTCTTCAAGGACCCAGTCGGCGTCATCCAGGCGTTCAAGAGGGTCCGCAGGAAGACTCCCTGCCAGCTCGTGCTCGTCGGCGGGCGGGCATGTGACGATCCTGAGTGCTACATTGTCCTGCGCGATGTGCGCGAGACGGCCGAGGACGATCCCGACATCCATGTGCTCGATCTCCCGCCCGACAGCCACCGGGAGATCAACGCGCTCCAGCGGGCATCTGACGTGGTCGTCCAGAAGTCCATAAAAGAGGGGTTCGGGCTGACGGTGACCGAAGCGCTCTGGAAGGGGAAACCCGTCGTCGGCGGGAACGTCGGCGGCATACCGCTCCAGATCCGCGATGGATGGAACGGCTACCTGGTCTCGACGGTCCAGGAGACTGCCGACCGGATCCTGCACCTCCTGCGACACCCGGAGAAGGCCGCGGAGATGGGAAGGCGGGGCAGGGAGTTTGTGCGGGAGTACTACCTGCTTCCCAGGGGCGTGCAGGACCACCTCACCGTCGTCGACCAGCTGGTCAACGGCAGGATCACCGCCCGGGACAGCGTCATCTGCTACCACCCACAGGTGGTGACGACACGGATGGCCACGGGCACGGCGCAGTACTGA
- a CDS encoding Hsp20/alpha crystallin family protein: MTGENEGPGPTRRRPDETADDQGRTARDVETDRLPPISRGSDRDFRGLSADFRVDILDHGDQVIVVAELPGAEEDAINIRLLNPQTLRITAKRTGPAGEGYYIQERGGGTLSRLIRLPASVTGEAAKTSFRNGVLEVRLKKMKIGGPGPGGKEIPIE; this comes from the coding sequence TTGACAGGAGAGAACGAGGGTCCCGGTCCCACACGAAGGCGCCCAGATGAGACGGCGGACGATCAGGGGAGGACCGCAAGGGACGTGGAGACCGACAGGCTGCCGCCGATATCCCGCGGGAGCGACCGTGATTTCCGCGGTCTCTCCGCAGACTTCCGGGTTGATATCCTCGACCACGGTGACCAGGTGATCGTGGTTGCGGAACTCCCCGGCGCCGAGGAGGACGCGATCAACATCCGGCTGCTGAACCCGCAGACCCTGCGGATAACGGCAAAGAGGACCGGACCGGCCGGGGAGGGATACTACATCCAGGAACGCGGCGGCGGCACCCTGAGCCGGCTGATACGCCTGCCCGCGAGTGTAACGGGAGAAGCCGCAAAGACCAGTTTCAGGAATGGCGTCCTCGAAGTGCGCTTAAAGAAGATGAAAATCGGCGGCCCCGGACCCGGCGGAAAGGAGATACCCATCGAATGA
- a CDS encoding 4Fe-4S binding protein — MTAVVDPELCTGCETCVDVCPAAAIRMEEGKAEVDPGLCVDCGTCVDECPSGAIHLE; from the coding sequence ATGACGGCAGTGGTTGATCCGGAACTCTGCACCGGGTGCGAAACCTGCGTGGATGTCTGCCCGGCTGCAGCGATCCGGATGGAAGAAGGAAAAGCAGAGGTTGATCCCGGGCTCTGCGTCGATTGCGGTACCTGTGTCGATGAGTGCCCTTCCGGTGCGATTCATCTCGAATAG
- a CDS encoding DUF5320 family protein, with amino-acid sequence MPGFDGTGPGGQGPMTGGGFGYCLPATRRRLPPMWGCRIPYSPYPGPVYGLGRGGMPRGGGRGRGRGWRCW; translated from the coding sequence ATGCCAGGATTTGACGGCACAGGACCGGGAGGGCAGGGCCCGATGACCGGCGGCGGATTCGGCTACTGCCTTCCCGCCACCCGAAGGCGGCTGCCGCCCATGTGGGGCTGTCGCATTCCATACTCGCCTTACCCGGGACCGGTCTACGGTCTCGGCCGGGGAGGGATGCCCCGGGGTGGCGGCCGGGGCCGGGGTCGCGGATGGCGGTGCTGGTAA
- a CDS encoding phosphoribosylanthranilate isomerase: protein MRIKFCGTTSLADMQCAIDAGCDALGFIMGVTHRSSDVVTPKEAAKMIRELPPFIEPVAVTHLQETEDLIRLVKDSRCTTLQIQDTIEPSEIDVIRNALPYLKIVKAVHVTDESAIAMGKRYEPYANALILDTRTSEKIGGTGIPHDWNISATIVATSAIPVILAGGLTPENVREAIRKVRPYGVDVHTGVKKDGVRNPERTLAFAREARCALPNSWNEG from the coding sequence ATGCGTATCAAATTCTGCGGAACAACCAGTCTTGCGGATATGCAGTGCGCCATCGATGCGGGCTGTGATGCCTTGGGTTTCATCATGGGCGTGACCCATCGGAGCAGCGACGTCGTAACTCCCAAAGAAGCCGCGAAGATGATACGAGAGCTCCCGCCGTTCATCGAACCGGTCGCAGTCACCCACCTGCAGGAGACAGAAGACCTCATCAGACTGGTGAAGGACTCGCGCTGCACGACACTGCAGATCCAGGATACCATCGAGCCATCCGAGATAGACGTCATCCGTAACGCACTCCCGTATCTGAAGATCGTGAAAGCCGTTCACGTGACGGACGAGTCGGCCATAGCGATGGGAAAACGCTACGAGCCCTATGCCAATGCGCTCATCCTTGACACCAGGACCAGCGAGAAGATCGGGGGGACAGGAATCCCTCACGACTGGAATATCAGTGCAACAATTGTTGCAACCTCGGCGATTCCCGTGATACTTGCAGGAGGGCTCACTCCGGAGAATGTTCGCGAGGCGATACGGAAAGTCCGCCCCTATGGAGTCGATGTGCATACCGGCGTCAAGAAAGACGGTGTCCGCAACCCCGAGAGAACCCTGGCTTTTGCCCGCGAAGCACGATGCGCGTTGCCGAACTCCTGGAACGAAGGATAG
- a CDS encoding DHH family phosphoesterase — protein sequence MGRSDQKSDNRGRNLAQALSERTGTVVHLTHNDLDAVGGDAIHRRKYGDVFTIWCSVGRFLSLLDAVAASPGRGDLLSISDLGYQQGVEQRLAKARSNGWRIEWRDHHRWKDEEVRAVDARTSLLHIDVATCATGIVARDLAPGDAVAEEIARVVCDYDLWKHRDPRSKMLGQVVMRKGWREYVRDNLVRGTIVDAKVESEYAEIVREMERDIRHSLRHTTIIEDGRYRIAFAPLYGYPSETAHAIRDELGTDIEVVVSGNGRISIRSVPPISHLIAREFGGGGHPHAAGGTFPFNLLDRLLFWLLKRNRHYRLLAEAAESIAK from the coding sequence ATGGGCCGGAGTGATCAGAAGTCAGATAACAGGGGCAGAAACCTCGCGCAGGCGCTCTCCGAGAGGACAGGGACCGTCGTGCACCTCACACACAACGACCTCGACGCTGTCGGAGGGGACGCCATCCACCGGAGGAAGTACGGGGACGTCTTCACCATCTGGTGTTCGGTCGGCAGGTTCCTCTCCCTCCTTGACGCCGTGGCCGCCTCCCCGGGGCGGGGCGACCTCCTCAGCATATCGGACCTCGGATACCAGCAGGGCGTCGAGCAGCGGCTCGCCAAGGCCCGGTCGAACGGGTGGCGGATCGAGTGGCGCGACCACCACCGCTGGAAGGACGAGGAGGTCCGGGCCGTTGATGCGAGGACAAGCCTCCTCCACATCGACGTTGCCACCTGCGCTACCGGGATCGTCGCCCGCGACCTTGCGCCCGGCGATGCGGTGGCGGAAGAGATCGCCCGGGTCGTCTGCGACTACGACCTCTGGAAACACCGGGACCCCAGATCGAAGATGCTCGGCCAGGTCGTGATGCGGAAGGGATGGCGGGAGTACGTCCGCGACAACCTTGTCCGGGGCACCATCGTCGATGCGAAGGTCGAGAGCGAGTATGCAGAGATCGTCCGCGAGATGGAGCGGGACATCCGGCACAGCCTCCGGCATACCACCATCATCGAGGACGGGCGCTACCGGATCGCGTTTGCCCCCCTCTACGGCTACCCAAGCGAGACCGCGCATGCCATCAGGGACGAACTCGGCACCGATATCGAGGTGGTCGTCTCCGGAAACGGTCGTATCTCCATCCGCTCCGTCCCCCCGATCAGCCACCTCATCGCCCGCGAGTTCGGCGGCGGCGGCCATCCCCACGCGGCGGGAGGCACGTTTCCGTTCAACCTCCTCGACCGCCTCCTCTTCTGGCTCTTAAAGCGGAACCGCCACTACCGCCTCCTTGCGGAGGCGGCGGAGTCTATCGCGAAATGA
- the metG gene encoding methionine--tRNA ligase — MSGKPLLVTCGLPYTNGPCHIGHLRTYVPADFYVRYMRRSGEEVVFICGSDNHGTPIVISAEREGTTPRELSERYHEHFYETFRRMDVVFDRFGMTDDPMNRETTRSIVQRLIDNGYVYAKTISQSYCPACERFLPDRYVEGICPYCGAVARGDECDQGCGQHLEPGQIKDAICKICGGKAESREQEHYFFRLSAFRDFLLEYLPTLQGTATARNYALGWVKELLHDWCITRTMDWGVGFPGSDDLVVYVWVDAPIGYISFTKEWAEDAGADWKDYWCGDETGVTHFIGGDIVYHHCIFWPALLKAAGYGLPHAVVASGMVTIEGKKFSKSRGYVVWTNDDYLDVGLPADYLRYYLLSYTNHTKELDFSWKVYADRVNNEIVGTLGNFIYRTMYFAEKEFSGVPDLPVGPAIIEEIERTLAAVDAEIRDYDFKNAVDSMMALASFGNAYIQKNAPWKLIKEDRDAAEQVIADCLQVVKALALIFQPVMPASMQRAWTMLGYDDDIADHPISEATAPVVARVLAKPAPLFAKIEKDQVKDLEATLNMRVEEAEKAARKGPKTVSIEEFANLDIRIAKVVSAEPIKGSKKLYKLIVDLGGEKRQVVSGIAQFYTPDELVGKDVALIANLAPAKIFGVESRGMILAAGDEASLLVPARPVEPGTKVR; from the coding sequence ATGAGTGGTAAGCCGTTGCTGGTAACGTGCGGGCTCCCGTACACGAACGGTCCCTGCCATATCGGGCACCTGCGGACCTACGTGCCGGCTGACTTTTATGTGCGGTATATGCGCCGGTCCGGGGAGGAGGTCGTCTTTATATGCGGTTCCGACAATCACGGAACACCGATCGTGATCAGCGCCGAGCGGGAGGGCACGACCCCCCGGGAACTCTCTGAGCGCTATCACGAGCACTTCTATGAGACGTTCCGGCGTATGGACGTCGTCTTCGACCGGTTCGGCATGACCGACGATCCCATGAACCGTGAGACCACCCGCTCGATCGTGCAGCGGCTGATCGACAACGGCTACGTCTACGCGAAGACCATCAGCCAGAGTTACTGCCCCGCGTGCGAGCGGTTCCTCCCTGACCGCTACGTGGAGGGGATCTGCCCCTACTGCGGCGCCGTCGCCCGGGGCGACGAGTGCGACCAGGGGTGCGGGCAGCACCTCGAGCCCGGCCAGATCAAGGATGCGATCTGCAAAATCTGCGGCGGGAAGGCCGAGAGCCGGGAGCAGGAACACTACTTCTTCAGGCTCTCGGCGTTCCGGGACTTCCTCCTCGAGTACCTCCCCACCCTCCAGGGCACCGCAACCGCCCGGAACTACGCCCTCGGGTGGGTGAAGGAACTCCTGCACGATTGGTGCATCACCCGGACGATGGACTGGGGTGTCGGGTTCCCGGGGAGCGACGACCTCGTCGTCTACGTCTGGGTCGATGCGCCTATCGGCTACATATCGTTCACGAAGGAGTGGGCAGAGGATGCAGGGGCGGACTGGAAGGACTACTGGTGCGGTGATGAGACAGGGGTCACCCACTTCATCGGCGGGGACATCGTCTACCACCACTGTATCTTCTGGCCGGCGCTCCTCAAGGCGGCAGGTTATGGTCTCCCGCATGCCGTGGTCGCAAGCGGCATGGTCACGATCGAGGGGAAGAAATTCTCGAAGTCTCGGGGCTACGTCGTCTGGACAAACGACGATTACCTGGATGTGGGGCTCCCGGCAGACTACCTCCGCTATTACCTCCTCTCCTACACCAATCACACAAAGGAACTCGACTTCTCCTGGAAGGTCTATGCCGACCGGGTGAACAACGAGATCGTCGGGACGCTCGGGAACTTCATCTACCGGACGATGTACTTTGCTGAGAAGGAGTTCTCAGGCGTGCCCGACCTCCCCGTGGGGCCGGCTATCATCGAGGAGATTGAGCGGACGCTTGCCGCGGTGGATGCGGAGATACGAGACTACGACTTCAAGAACGCCGTCGACTCGATGATGGCGCTTGCGTCGTTCGGGAACGCCTATATTCAGAAGAACGCTCCCTGGAAACTGATCAAGGAAGATCGGGATGCGGCGGAGCAGGTCATCGCAGACTGCCTGCAGGTCGTGAAAGCGCTTGCCCTCATCTTCCAGCCCGTGATGCCCGCATCGATGCAGCGGGCCTGGACGATGCTCGGCTACGACGATGATATCGCTGACCACCCAATATCCGAGGCCACGGCACCGGTGGTGGCACGGGTGCTCGCAAAGCCTGCTCCGCTCTTTGCAAAGATCGAGAAGGACCAGGTCAAGGACCTTGAGGCGACCCTCAACATGCGGGTCGAGGAGGCGGAGAAGGCAGCCCGGAAAGGGCCGAAGACCGTCTCCATCGAGGAGTTCGCGAACCTCGATATCAGGATAGCAAAGGTCGTCTCGGCAGAGCCGATCAAGGGCTCAAAGAAACTCTACAAACTCATCGTCGACCTCGGGGGCGAGAAGCGCCAGGTAGTCAGCGGCATCGCACAATTCTACACCCCTGATGAACTGGTGGGGAAGGACGTGGCGCTGATTGCAAACCTCGCCCCGGCGAAGATCTTCGGGGTCGAGAGCAGAGGGATGATCCTCGCCGCCGGCGATGAGGCTTCCCTCCTTGTCCCCGCTCGCCCGGTCGAGCCGGGAACGAAGGTCAGGTAA
- a CDS encoding DUF473 domain-containing protein → MKYAALTGISPSVIAELKGGKARTLELCSAHNIITLTEAAPGECIFMTSVNEEDLAPGDPGIMVDLLVLSISMKRVEVVNPLFIEERERMSARIKVQFRGTTIARDVEGRKWGDPTKVEVIRSACYRAG, encoded by the coding sequence ATGAAGTATGCAGCGTTAACCGGAATATCACCATCAGTCATTGCAGAGCTGAAAGGCGGCAAGGCCCGGACTCTGGAGTTATGCAGCGCCCACAACATCATCACGCTGACCGAAGCCGCGCCGGGGGAGTGCATCTTCATGACATCGGTCAACGAGGAAGACCTCGCGCCCGGAGACCCGGGGATCATGGTCGATCTCCTTGTGCTCAGCATCAGTATGAAACGGGTCGAGGTCGTCAACCCGCTCTTCATCGAGGAGCGAGAACGGATGTCTGCCCGGATCAAGGTCCAGTTCCGGGGGACGACCATCGCCCGCGACGTGGAAGGGCGGAAGTGGGGAGACCCAACCAAAGTCGAGGTCATCAGGTCGGCGTGTTACCGGGCCGGCTGA
- a CDS encoding proteasome assembly chaperone family protein: protein MDDIKVISRALAGAEKTVLIGFPGSGLVGSIALQYLVDQMDFDQIGAITSKYFPPVALMTRGVINAPVRLYEKDHLAAIISDVPIHPMICYEVANGIMDWLTQFNIKEIVTIAGIITNEPEKRVFGVATSSGTLHRIEEETIILPMGSISGIAASILTECKTRGIPGLGLLGETVNTPDPRSSAATIEVLNKIYNLELDIKPLLEQAVEIEAAMSQIAEQVQKTEAAPRREQLPMYG, encoded by the coding sequence ATGGACGATATAAAGGTCATATCCAGAGCGCTCGCCGGCGCTGAAAAAACGGTACTGATAGGGTTCCCCGGCAGCGGACTTGTCGGGAGTATTGCCCTGCAGTACCTGGTCGACCAGATGGACTTCGATCAGATAGGGGCGATCACCAGCAAGTACTTCCCACCGGTTGCTCTCATGACCAGGGGAGTGATCAACGCCCCCGTACGCCTCTACGAGAAGGATCACCTCGCCGCAATCATATCCGATGTCCCCATCCACCCGATGATCTGCTACGAGGTGGCAAACGGCATCATGGACTGGCTCACCCAGTTCAACATCAAGGAGATCGTCACGATCGCGGGTATCATCACGAACGAACCGGAAAAGAGGGTCTTCGGCGTCGCGACCAGTAGCGGGACCCTCCACCGTATCGAGGAAGAGACGATCATCCTTCCGATGGGAAGCATCTCCGGCATCGCGGCAAGCATCCTCACGGAGTGCAAGACGCGGGGTATCCCGGGGCTCGGGCTCCTCGGGGAGACGGTGAACACCCCCGACCCACGGTCTTCCGCGGCCACAATTGAGGTCTTAAACAAGATCTATAACCTTGAACTGGACATCAAACCGTTGCTCGAACAGGCGGTGGAGATCGAGGCGGCGATGTCCCAGATCGCTGAACAGGTGCAGAAGACCGAGGCCGCGCCGCGGAGAGAGCAGCTTCCGATGTACGGGTGA
- a CDS encoding DUF5611 family protein: MQEYQIKRGYTKQFADSMVQGLRDQFETEPAVSADGHYTISYGALLRLEVWSGESGKTLVVDTEADKNADDETIIDTNRRFRNYLQQVTGYTAKERAKKAKKMVD; the protein is encoded by the coding sequence ATGCAGGAATACCAGATCAAGCGTGGATACACGAAACAGTTCGCAGATTCCATGGTACAGGGTCTCCGTGACCAGTTCGAGACCGAGCCCGCGGTATCGGCGGACGGCCACTACACTATCAGCTACGGAGCGCTCCTGCGGCTCGAGGTCTGGTCCGGTGAAAGCGGTAAGACGCTGGTTGTCGATACCGAGGCGGACAAGAACGCCGATGATGAGACGATCATCGACACCAACCGCCGGTTCCGGAACTACCTCCAGCAGGTGACCGGGTATACGGCCAAAGAGCGGGCGAAGAAAGCAAAGAAAATGGTCGACTGA